A window of the Virgibacillus pantothenticus genome harbors these coding sequences:
- the murC gene encoding UDP-N-acetylmuramate--L-alanine ligase, which yields MTTYHFIGIKGTGMSALAQILHDSGENVQGSDVEKSFFTQEALEEKNIPIYPFSESNIKENHTVIAGNAFSDDHLEIKEAKRLGVTFYRYHEFLGEWLKQYTSIAVTGAHGKTSTTGLLSHVLSSSFPISYLIGDGTGKGHVDSKYFVFEACEYRRHFLQYEPDYAIMTNIDFDHPDYFTSIDDVFNAFQSMVERVKKGIIACGDDEQLQRIQAKVPVVYYGFAATNDFQAQNITETDNGTTFDVFVRNTYYESFSIPMYGNHNVLNALAVIAICHYEGISAECMKHLASFGGVKRRFTEKQMESQILIDDYAHHPKEINATIESARKKYPNKSIVAIFQPHTFTRTKTFLQEFADSLSQADHVFLCDIFGSAREESGQLTIHDLQKLIENSSILELSHTEALKEFQDSVLIFMGAGDIQKFQQAYEKVVTMS from the coding sequence ATGACAACTTACCATTTTATTGGTATAAAGGGAACAGGGATGAGTGCTCTCGCTCAGATCTTGCATGATTCAGGAGAAAATGTGCAAGGATCTGATGTAGAGAAAAGCTTTTTTACACAAGAAGCTTTAGAAGAAAAGAATATTCCGATTTACCCTTTTTCAGAAAGTAACATCAAAGAAAATCACACGGTTATCGCAGGCAACGCATTTTCTGATGACCATCTAGAAATAAAAGAAGCGAAGAGACTTGGAGTAACGTTCTATCGTTATCATGAATTCCTCGGGGAATGGTTAAAGCAATATACCAGCATTGCTGTAACCGGGGCGCATGGTAAAACATCGACGACTGGTCTATTAAGTCATGTATTGAGCAGTTCTTTTCCCATTTCCTATTTAATTGGTGATGGTACTGGTAAAGGACATGTAGATAGTAAATATTTTGTTTTTGAAGCTTGTGAGTATCGCCGCCATTTTTTACAATATGAACCCGATTATGCGATTATGACGAATATTGATTTTGACCACCCAGACTATTTTACAAGTATTGATGATGTATTCAACGCATTTCAGTCTATGGTGGAGCGGGTGAAAAAAGGAATTATAGCTTGTGGTGATGATGAACAATTGCAACGAATACAAGCAAAAGTTCCTGTTGTTTATTATGGATTTGCAGCCACTAATGATTTTCAAGCACAGAATATAACGGAAACGGATAACGGCACAACATTCGATGTTTTTGTCCGTAATACGTATTACGAATCTTTCTCTATACCAATGTATGGAAACCATAATGTATTAAATGCATTAGCAGTCATTGCTATTTGCCATTATGAAGGTATAAGTGCAGAATGTATGAAGCATCTTGCAAGTTTTGGCGGTGTTAAACGAAGATTTACAGAAAAACAAATGGAAAGTCAAATACTTATTGATGATTATGCACATCATCCAAAAGAAATAAATGCTACGATTGAGTCTGCTCGGAAGAAATATCCAAACAAATCCATTGTAGCCATTTTTCAACCACATACATTTACAAGAACCAAAACGTTTTTACAAGAGTTTGCTGATAGTTTATCGCAAGCAGATCATGTTTTCTTATGCGATATTTTTGGCTCTGCTAGGGAAGAAAGTGGTCAACTGACCATTCATGATTTACAAAAATTAATTGAGAATAGCTCCATATTGGAATTATCTCATACAGAAGCATTAAAAGAATTTCAAGATAGTGTGCTTATTTTTATGGGAGCTGGTGACATTCAGAAATTTCAGCAGGCGTATGAAAAAGTAGTAACAATGTCATAA
- a CDS encoding DUF948 domain-containing protein — MEILAYIAAAIAAVAFVVLVVYLVITLKAARETLHNVAETLTSLEQQMQGVTSETTQLLAKTNKLADDMNQKSSKLNSLFNGFKGVGDTVTEFNQSLRDLTNSVAKAANKDPEKTTQAIKWGTTLMELWKKKNK; from the coding sequence ATGGAAATTTTAGCATATATTGCTGCTGCTATTGCAGCCGTAGCGTTTGTTGTTTTAGTGGTATATCTGGTGATTACGCTAAAGGCTGCCAGGGAGACGTTACATAATGTAGCAGAAACGCTAACTAGCCTTGAACAGCAAATGCAAGGGGTCACAAGTGAGACAACACAGTTACTAGCGAAAACAAATAAGCTAGCAGATGATATGAATCAGAAGTCAAGTAAATTAAATAGTTTATTTAATGGATTTAAAGGTGTTGGAGATACCGTCACGGAATTTAATCAATCTTTAAGAGATTTAACGAACAGTGTAGCGAAAGCAGCGAATAAGGATCCTGAAAAAACAACGCAGGCGATTAAGTGGGGAACAACTTTGATGGAATTATGGAAGAAAAAAAATAAATAA
- a CDS encoding YtxH domain-containing protein, with protein sequence MSDNQFSSKDFILGTFIGATVGALTALLLAPKTGKELRGDINTGANQVKKKAYDWKEVAQEKGADWKDKAYTTGSDLKKKAMDSTSQMTKTAAEKTKDLTQSVQSKLQEKRKKEDEALEAAEEVAEAMEDVAEELDNNNQ encoded by the coding sequence ATGTCAGATAACCAATTCAGCAGTAAAGATTTTATTTTAGGGACATTTATAGGAGCAACCGTTGGTGCATTGACAGCACTTTTACTTGCGCCAAAAACAGGCAAAGAGCTTCGTGGAGATATTAATACAGGTGCTAATCAAGTTAAAAAGAAAGCATATGACTGGAAAGAAGTTGCACAGGAAAAAGGTGCCGACTGGAAGGATAAAGCATACACAACTGGTTCTGACTTGAAGAAAAAAGCGATGGATTCCACTTCTCAGATGACAAAGACAGCTGCGGAAAAAACAAAGGATTTAACGCAAAGTGTACAATCAAAACTTCAAGAGAAACGCAAAAAAGAAGACGAAGCATTAGAAGCAGCAGAGGAAGTTGCTGAAGCGATGGAAGATGTAGCTGAAGAATTGGATAACAATAATCAATAA